Proteins found in one Triticum aestivum cultivar Chinese Spring chromosome 4D, IWGSC CS RefSeq v2.1, whole genome shotgun sequence genomic segment:
- the LOC123097423 gene encoding uncharacterized protein isoform X1, producing the protein MASLPGACSDLFAVPLLRISAPIDPEQLPGESQDEVASMEVTHSHFSSYAAWYKQYENSRHGSEAVPAIVKIPYRMVLDVLLETLGLPEVEYRTRVYDGSRVCVTVLFYRTTSYVGNDIPGVQFVDQSMPEDSAAMEAIGYIKCTVKTEITDYNYSTMKKLEEENRSLKHELYISRYNK; encoded by the exons ATGGCGTCACTGCCAGGAGCATGCTCAGATCTATTTGCCGTTCCCCTCCTTCGCATTTCAGCACCTATTGATCCGGAGCAGCTCCCAGGAGAATCACAG GATGAGGTGGCAAGCATGGAAGTAACCCACAGCCACTTTTCTTCATATGCGGCATGGTACAAACAATATGAGAATTCACGGCACGGTTCTGAG GCAGTACCAGCGATTGTCAAAATACCTTACAGGATGGTGTTGGATGTTCTTTTAGAGACTCTGGGCCTTCCAGAAGTTGAGTACCGAACCAGAGTATATGATGGCAGCAGGGTGTGTGTGACTGTATTGTTCTATAGAACCACATCATATGTTGGGAATGATATTCCTGGGGTACAATTTGTTGATCAATCAATGCCAGAAGACAGTGCTGCTATGGAAGCAATTGGATACATTAAATGCACAGTGAAGACAGAGATAACAGACTATAACTACAGCACCATGAAGAAACTCGAGGAGGAAAATCGGTCTCTAAAACATGAGCTTTATATATCTAGGTACAACAAGTAG
- the LOC123097423 gene encoding uncharacterized protein isoform X2, producing MASLPGACSDLFAVPLLRISAPIDPEQLPGESQAVPAIVKIPYRMVLDVLLETLGLPEVEYRTRVYDGSRVCVTVLFYRTTSYVGNDIPGVQFVDQSMPEDSAAMEAIGYIKCTVKTEITDYNYSTMKKLEEENRSLKHELYISRYNK from the exons ATGGCGTCACTGCCAGGAGCATGCTCAGATCTATTTGCCGTTCCCCTCCTTCGCATTTCAGCACCTATTGATCCGGAGCAGCTCCCAGGAGAATCACAG GCAGTACCAGCGATTGTCAAAATACCTTACAGGATGGTGTTGGATGTTCTTTTAGAGACTCTGGGCCTTCCAGAAGTTGAGTACCGAACCAGAGTATATGATGGCAGCAGGGTGTGTGTGACTGTATTGTTCTATAGAACCACATCATATGTTGGGAATGATATTCCTGGGGTACAATTTGTTGATCAATCAATGCCAGAAGACAGTGCTGCTATGGAAGCAATTGGATACATTAAATGCACAGTGAAGACAGAGATAACAGACTATAACTACAGCACCATGAAGAAACTCGAGGAGGAAAATCGGTCTCTAAAACATGAGCTTTATATATCTAGGTACAACAAGTAG